A stretch of DNA from Paenibacillus albus:
CTTCCGAGAACCACGCCAACCGCCCAGCAGCCTGCGTTAACTCCCTCTAGCATATCGCTCACCGTGTCGCCAGCTTTCACGATGTGGTGCATCGGATAGACGCCGAGCAGCTCGGCATTGCGATAAATCATCCACGGATACGGACGTCCGGCAGCCGCTTCATCCGGCGTGACGAGCGAATCAGGCGCGTAGCCTTGCGCCGCTGCGCTTTTGCATACAATATCCATCATCGGGCGAGTGTAGCCTGTCGTCGAACCAATCTTAATCTCCTGCTCACGCAATCTTGCCGCCAGCTCGACCGCACCCGGCACCGGAGTTGCATATTCGTGCAGCGTGCTGAACAGCATCGGCTCGAAGTCCGCATACAGCGCATCAACATCCGCTTCCGAAGGCAAACTGCCGAACTTGCTCTCCCAAAGCGCGGAAATCCGCTCCATTCGGCACATCGCCTGAATATGATCGCGCTTGAGCATTCCCATCGGTCCACGCGCTTCTTCTACGGTAACTTCAATGCCGCGCCTAGCGAATACGTCTACGAATACATGCAGCGGCGCAAAGCAGCCGTAATCCACCATTGTTCCTGCCCAGTCCAACATTACTGCTTTTATCATCTATAATCTCTCCCTTAGTTGTCTTAGTTGTCTTAGCTGTTTCTAGATTGCCATGCTCCGGTCTTCTTCTTCACCTGATGAGCGATTGCTTCATAAAGGAGGCGGACCGCGACGTTCGTCAGCATAATGAGCACGGACATTGCTGCCGCCGAAGCTTCGTCACCCGCATCGTCCATATTGACGACCGACACTGAGGCCAGCTTCAAATCCGCTGCATACAGGAACATGACGGCCGATACGGTCACCATCGAATTAATGAACAGATACATCGCCATTTCCAGCACAGCCGGCAAGCAAAGTGGAAGCGTAACGCGAAGCAGCGTCTTGTACTGAGGAACGCCCATCGCATCCGACACCATCTCGATCTCGCGATCGAGCTTCTTCAGCGCGCTTGTCGCCGTGACGAACGAGACGGAATAGAAATGCGCAATATTCGCTAGAACTAGAATCCAAATCGTCCCGTAGATGCCATGCAGCGGGTTGCTCTTCTCGTTAAAAAAGAAAATATAAGAAAGTCCAATGACAAGCCCTGGCAGCGCGAGCGGCAGAATGGATAGGAAGTAGCCCGCTTGGCGAAGCAGCTTCATAGACCTTGTCTTCTCAATTAAATAAGCACCGAGAAAAGCTGCAATTGTGCCAATCCCGGCGGTCCAAGCCGACATCCGAAGACTCGTCCAGAAGGGCTGGATACTGCCTCCGGCCACCTTGGTAAAGTCGTAATGCTTGAACGAAAACGACAGATTATAAGGCCAGATCTTAATGACCGATGCCGCGATTACAGTCACAATGACAATTGCAATCATCGCCGACAGCACGATGCAGCAAGTCAGAAACAGACCATCTCTCAAGCGGTTCGGCTGAATCCGGTACGGCATTGCCCGCGAACTGATCGCATTCTGCTTACGTGAGACGATGCGATCCACGATGAAGGCGAGCACGGCTGGCACAATTAGAATAATGCCGACAGTTGCTCCCATCCCCATATTTTGCTGACCGATAACCTGCTTGTAAATCTCGGTTGCGAGCACGCTGTAATTGCCGCCGACCACCTGCGGTGCACCGAAATCGGTAAATGCGAGCGTGAAGCAAACGAAGATCGCGGAGATCAGTCCGTATTTGATATTCGGAATCGTCACCGTGAAGAAAATCCGGCGTTTGCCAGCGCCCATCGTCTTCGCCGCTTCATACAAGTTGTAAT
This window harbors:
- the phnX gene encoding phosphonoacetaldehyde hydrolase, which encodes MIKAVMLDWAGTMVDYGCFAPLHVFVDVFARRGIEVTVEEARGPMGMLKRDHIQAMCRMERISALWESKFGSLPSEADVDALYADFEPMLFSTLHEYATPVPGAVELAARLREQEIKIGSTTGYTRPMMDIVCKSAAAQGYAPDSLVTPDEAAAGRPYPWMIYRNAELLGVYPMHHIVKAGDTVSDMLEGVNAGCWAVGVVLGSSELGMSEAEVEACEPEELDRRKAAVTERLTAAGAHYIAESIGELDRIIAVINERLARGERP
- a CDS encoding putative 2-aminoethylphosphonate ABC transporter permease subunit translates to MRTMMLSLRRRRGSLGERSVILALIAALCIMVLLPLITLFSKAFTGKAGEFTGLDNFVRYFQSPALLQSLAHTAMISVGTACISVLLAFVLAYALTRTGIRGKFIFKTIALLPLFAPTMMHGIGLTYLFGNQGFITNGFFGALPFEWHINLYGPIGIMMAEVIYTFPQAYLILAVSLAFADYNLYEAAKTMGAGKRRIFFTVTIPNIKYGLISAIFVCFTLAFTDFGAPQVVGGNYSVLATEIYKQVIGQQNMGMGATVGIILIVPAVLAFIVDRIVSRKQNAISSRAMPYRIQPNRLRDGLFLTCCIVLSAMIAIVIVTVIAASVIKIWPYNLSFSFKHYDFTKVAGGSIQPFWTSLRMSAWTAGIGTIAAFLGAYLIEKTRSMKLLRQAGYFLSILPLALPGLVIGLSYIFFFNEKSNPLHGIYGTIWILVLANIAHFYSVSFVTATSALKKLDREIEMVSDAMGVPQYKTLLRVTLPLCLPAVLEMAMYLFINSMVTVSAVMFLYAADLKLASVSVVNMDDAGDEASAAAMSVLIMLTNVAVRLLYEAIAHQVKKKTGAWQSRNS